In Desulfosporosinus youngiae DSM 17734, the genomic stretch AATCTCTAACATTCTCTTTGAGTATCTATTTTATCAAGTAAATGCTTCTGATGCAAAATAATAAAATGGGAGACCCCCACCAAGCATGTCAGAGGTCTCCCTTACAGTCCGCAGGTATTACATTTGTTTCGGTTTGGCTTCATTGACCGTTAATGGCCTTCCGCCAAAATCCTTGCCGTTTAACTCTTCCGCCATACGTGCCGCATCCATTTCTTCAACCTCAATAAATCCAAAACCCCTGGAGCGGCCAGTCTCACGATCGGTTATAATCCGGCTGCTTTCAACCTGACCATACGCGCTGAAAAACTCTCCGAGTTCTTCAGCTGTCGTATTCCATGGAAGATTTCCAACATATAGTGTTGTTGCCATGATAACTGTCACCTCTTGTCTAGTATTAATCATTGATCGTTTTTAGTATGGTCAAATCCAGACAGAGTATGCGAAATAAAAACAAAACATAAAATTAGTAAATCCGAACTGCTCAGTGAACTTACTTTAGCTTAGCTGAACATCGGGGCTTCTGCTGCGAAAGCAAACGAAGAGGTCACTTTACGTATCTGTATATAGCTTATGCTGGGCAAGATAAAGCCGAACAGCCTCAGGCAAAAGATAACGGATCGGCTCTCCACGCCGAACCCTCGCTCTGATATCCGTTGAAGAAATCGCTAAGGCTGGAACCTCAAGGTAATGAATCTTCCCTTTAGTTTCCGGATGTTCCTGTTGAACCTTTAAAAAAAAATCACTCGCATCAAACCCTGGCCGCGCAGCACCTATAAATTCAATCAACCTGAAGATTTCTTCTGCCTCACGCCAGGAAAAGATCTCTAAAAGAGCATCTGACCCGGTAATAAAATAAAGTTCATGTTCCGGCCACATACGGCGTAAGACACGCAGAGTTTCCACGGTATAAGATGGACCTTCCCGCTCAATTTCCAATCGGGAAATATCGAAGGATGGATTATCCTGAATAGCACGTTTAACCATCTCAAAACGCAATTCTGCGTCTGAGATGCCTTTTCTGTTTTTATGGGGAGGAGTCCCTGTCGGTATAAATAAGACTTTGTCTAACTTAAACTCCGCACGCGCCATTTCCGCAGCAACCAAATGCCCATAATGAATCGGGTCAAAGGTTCCGCCCATTATGCCCAACCTATTCACTTTTCCTTTTAGATCATTATTCATTGCTTTCTTCTCCACGGTCTGTCTCTCTATGTATTATGCCATAGTATATCAGCAGTGTATACCTGATCATCCTCTCTCCCGCCCTAATAGTCTCTTACCCCTTATCCCAACCTATTTGGCAACAGAACCACCGGCTCTGATATCCGGTAAAGTAAAGGCTAGTATTATCCCCAGGACGGGAAGCAGGCTGATCAGGTTCATGGTTAGAGGCAGGCCCATATGATCAGCGATTACTCCGAGTAATATTATGCCGATTGAGCCCATACCTACGCCAAAACCGAGCATCAGCCCCGAAGCCAACCCGATGTTATTTGGTAAGAGCCTCTGCCCAAATACCACAGTAACGGAAAACGTTGAGATGACCGACGCGCCTACAATAAATGCTAAAACGGGAATCCACGTACCATTGAAATGGATAAATGGGTAAACCGTGAATAGGGAAACAGCCATAGAAGCCAGCATTCCATTACGTCCACCGAAACGATCGGCAAAAGGCCCGCCTAAAACCGTGCCTACTACCCCGGCAATTAAAAACATACTCACCAGATATTCAGGATCAGGGATACCTTTAAAACTGGGATAATAGAAAGGTATGAAATAAATCAGACCAGAATGTATCCAGGATCGAATGGTTACGTAAAGGATCAATAATACTAGGCTTCTCCTATCGTCACTCCTGGTATTTAGTGCGGAATCACTTTTTTGTTTGGAAGGTTTCTTCTCAAGAATCTTCTTGAATTTGGGCATTAAGAATAAGAAGACCAAAGCAGCCAATGCTCCTGGAATCATTACACCCAGAATTGAGTCCAGACCGGCAAAACTCAATAAGAATATTGCGAGCATGGGGCCCAGGCCAAAACCGAGATTTCCTCCCACTGAAAAAATTGCCATCGAAGCCCCAGCCTTACTATCCTCACTGACAAAATGGGCCACTTTAGACCCTTCCGGATGGTATCCCGCCACCCCGATACCGCTCAACAGCACCACAAGCAACAATAATGCATAAGAGTTAACAATACCAGTGAGTGCTAGTCCAAGACCGGAAAGGAAAAGCCCCAGAGGCATTAACCAAGGCATGCTGTAGCGATCGCTCAACACCCCGAATACCGGCTGAATAATGGCCGAACTGAACGTAAATGCCAGCACAACCGTACCAACTTGAAAGTAACTGAGATGAAGGCTCTGGGCCAGTAAGGGCATTAAGATAGGTAGGATACCCTGCCCCAAATCGATAATCAGATGACCTATACTCAAGATCCATAAATACGGGTTAATCAATTGTTTCCCCTCTTTCTGTGTCCTCTGTTGATTATTTCTATGTCATCCCACAAATTCAACTACTAATTAATCCATGCCTTACCTAATATTCTAAAAGCATAGTTTACGATATTTGAGATTGAAAAGGGCTTACTGACATTATCAGCAAGCCTTTTGTTTAGTGGGATAGTCTCCATCAAACAATCTATTCACTTATACGATTTTTGTGGTCCAATCTTCCAGATTCCAGACATCCGTGACCCAATCTTCGTAAAAATCCGGTTCGTGGGAAACCACAATGACCGTCCCTTTAAAGTCCATAATAGCCCTCTTAAGCTCGGCCTTAGCATCCACATCCAAATGATTCGTAGGTTCGTCAAGGACAAGCCAGTTCACATCTTTCAGCATCAGCTTACACAAGCGAACTTTGGCATTTTCCCCCCCACTTAGAACCATCATTTTACTGGAGATGTGTTCACTGGTCAAACCACACCTGGCCAAGGCTCCCCGCACTTCAGAGTTTGTCATTCCGGGATACTCATCCCACACTTCCTCCAAAGCTGTCTTAGAATTCTTGCGACTGGATTCTTGCTCAAAGTAACCAGGATAAAGATAATCACCCAGCTCAACTTCACCTGAAACCGGCGGGATATACCCCAACAGAGTTTTTAACAGCGTAGATTTTCCCAATCCGTTAACCCCACGGATCGCAACCTTCTGCCCGCGTTCCAGGGCCAAGTCCAGCGGACGAGTCAAAGGCTCATCATACCCAAGCACAATATTTTTGGCTTCAAAAATCACTTTTCCAGGTGACCGTGCTTCCCTAAATTTAAACTTGGGCTGAATCTTCTCTCTTGGCCGCTCCAGCAGATCCATTTTTTCCAGCTGCTTCTGACGGCTCTTAGCCCGCCCGGTCGTTGAAATCCGCGCTTTATTGCGGGCAATAAAGTCTTCGAGACGATCGACTTCTTTCTGCTGTTTATCATAGGCTTTAAGTTCCTGAATCTTTTTAGTTTCTAAAAGCGCCATAAATTGCTCGTAGTTTCCAGTATAACGAGTCAACTGCGCATTATCCACGTGATAAATAACATTGATGACGCTATTCAAAAACGGAACATCATGAGAAACGAGAATAAACGCATTCTCATATTGATTCAAATAACGTTTGAGCCATTCGATATGCTCAACATCCAAAAAGTTGGTGGGCTCGTCCAAAATTAAGATGGTCGGATTTTGAAGCAGCAGTTTGGTGAGTAAGACCTTCGTCCTCTGACCTCCACTCAAATCTGTAACATCTTTATCCAGTCCGATTTCACCAAGACCCAGTCCATTAGCAATCTCTTC encodes the following:
- a CDS encoding RNA recognition motif domain-containing protein codes for the protein MATTLYVGNLPWNTTAEELGEFFSAYGQVESSRIITDRETGRSRGFGFIEVEEMDAARMAEELNGKDFGGRPLTVNEAKPKQM
- the nadD gene encoding nicotinate-nucleotide adenylyltransferase, which produces MNNDLKGKVNRLGIMGGTFDPIHYGHLVAAEMARAEFKLDKVLFIPTGTPPHKNRKGISDAELRFEMVKRAIQDNPSFDISRLEIEREGPSYTVETLRVLRRMWPEHELYFITGSDALLEIFSWREAEEIFRLIEFIGAARPGFDASDFFLKVQQEHPETKGKIHYLEVPALAISSTDIRARVRRGEPIRYLLPEAVRLYLAQHKLYTDT
- a CDS encoding MFS transporter; the protein is MINPYLWILSIGHLIIDLGQGILPILMPLLAQSLHLSYFQVGTVVLAFTFSSAIIQPVFGVLSDRYSMPWLMPLGLFLSGLGLALTGIVNSYALLLLVVLLSGIGVAGYHPEGSKVAHFVSEDSKAGASMAIFSVGGNLGFGLGPMLAIFLLSFAGLDSILGVMIPGALAALVFLFLMPKFKKILEKKPSKQKSDSALNTRSDDRRSLVLLILYVTIRSWIHSGLIYFIPFYYPSFKGIPDPEYLVSMFLIAGVVGTVLGGPFADRFGGRNGMLASMAVSLFTVYPFIHFNGTWIPVLAFIVGASVISTFSVTVVFGQRLLPNNIGLASGLMLGFGVGMGSIGIILLGVIADHMGLPLTMNLISLLPVLGIILAFTLPDIRAGGSVAK
- a CDS encoding ABC-F family ATP-binding cassette domain-containing protein — translated: MSVLNVENVSHGFGGRKIFEDVTFRLLKGEHVGLVGANGEGKSTFLDIITGRLMPDKGNVEWSNRVTVGYLDQHTVLTKGKTIRDVLKEAFQGMYDLEAETLEMYDRMGNVSESEMNKLLEDVGEIQSILEHNGFYMIDAKIEEIANGLGLGEIGLDKDVTDLSGGQRTKVLLTKLLLQNPTILILDEPTNFLDVEHIEWLKRYLNQYENAFILVSHDVPFLNSVINVIYHVDNAQLTRYTGNYEQFMALLETKKIQELKAYDKQQKEVDRLEDFIARNKARISTTGRAKSRQKQLEKMDLLERPREKIQPKFKFREARSPGKVIFEAKNIVLGYDEPLTRPLDLALERGQKVAIRGVNGLGKSTLLKTLLGYIPPVSGEVELGDYLYPGYFEQESSRKNSKTALEEVWDEYPGMTNSEVRGALARCGLTSEHISSKMMVLSGGENAKVRLCKLMLKDVNWLVLDEPTNHLDVDAKAELKRAIMDFKGTVIVVSHEPDFYEDWVTDVWNLEDWTTKIV